In the Phaseolus vulgaris cultivar G19833 chromosome 7, P. vulgaris v2.0, whole genome shotgun sequence genome, one interval contains:
- the LOC137827775 gene encoding peptidyl-prolyl cis-trans isomerase CYP21-4-like: MARIKPQALLQQSKRKKGPARISVTTILFYILILSLVGFFLFASYRHWNNRSSLQSENHLSTSEGDNTFADSKKSDLPGYAVLNTSKGSIIIELHKESAPEVVDEFIDLCQKGHFKGMLFHLVIKHYVIQAGDNHGAGATEDWNLRGKQHAITSMKHEAFMLGTSKGKHNHKGFDLFITTAPIPDLNEKLIVFGQVIKGEDVVQEIEEVDTDEHYKPKISIGILDVTLKQKV, encoded by the exons ATGGCGAGGATCAAACCTCAGGCTCTGCTACAGCAAAGCAAAAGGAAGAAGGGTCCTGCTCGCATTAGTGTCACGACtattttattctatattttgATTCTTTCCTTGGTTGGGTTTTTCCTATTTGCTTCTTACAGACATTGGAACAACAG GTCGAGTTTGCAATCAGAAAATCACTTGTCCACCTCCGAG GGTGATAATACTTTTGCGGACTCAAAGAAATCTGACCTGCCGGGATATGCT GTTTTAAATACCTCTAAAGGTTCTATAATAATAGAACTGCACAAGGAAAGTGCTCCTGAAGTTGTTGATGAATTCATTGACTTATG TCAAAAGGGGCACTTCAAGGGGATGCTTTTTCACCTAGTAATTAAGCACTATGTGATTCAGGCGGGGGATAACCATGGAGCTGGAGCTACTGAAGATTGGAACTTGAGAGGAAAGCAACATGCTATTACTAG TATGAAACATGAAGCATTTATGCTGGGGACTTCCAAGGGTAAACACAACCACAAAGGATTTGATCTTTTCATTACAACTGCACCTATACCAGATTTAAACGAGAAACTTATTGTTTTTGGGCAAGTCATCAAGGGAGAGGATGTTGTGCAG GAAATTGAAGAAGTGGATACAGATGAACATTACAAACCTAAAATATCTATTGGGATTCTTGATGTTACTCTTAAACAGAAGGTCTGA
- the LOC137829035 gene encoding uncharacterized protein gives MNDETFEQKEQQLQNEAWIILSTNYKGDDKSKRVRLQTLRRQYELLRMETTENIDVYINKVFVLTNQMKTNGETHSEQAKVEKILRSLTPRFEHVVVAIEVANDISTMTIRLLSSSLRAHEQRMNDNKIEKPIEQALQVQASIGSSYYKHGSSQRKGRGRGGSYSSKGHGGQNHGGAEQNSIGSNHNPSSNNSWRGGRGPGGRGGMYNKLNVECYNCNNHAANCAQEDNEQDEEDHAVLMATTSNETPNNQT, from the coding sequence atgaatgacgagacgTTTGAGCAGAAGGAGCAACAGCTgcaaaatgaggcttggatcattttgtcaaccaattataaaggtgatgacaagagcaagagggtgcgtcttcaaaccctaagacgccaatatgaactGTTACGGATGGAAACCACAGAGAATATTgatgtttatataaataaagtttttgtcttgacaaatcagatgaagaccaatggtgaaacacattcagagcaggcaaaggtggaaaagattttgagatctttaactcccagatttgaacatgttgttgttGCAATTGAAGtggccaatgacatttcaacAATGACAATAAGGTTATTGTCCAGTTCCCTACGAGCGCATGAGCAGCGaatgaatgacaataagattgaaaaaccaattgaacaggctttacaagtacaagcctcaattggtagctcctatTATAAACATGGTAGTTCACAAAGAAAAGGACGGGGACGTGGTGGTAGCTATTCCAGCAAAGGTCATGGTGGCCAGAATCATGGAGGCGCTGAGCAAAACAGCATTGGTTCCAATCACaatccaagttcaaataactctTGGCGCGGAGGACGTGGTCCCGGAGGACGAGGAGGCatgtataataaattaaatgtggAGTGTTATAACTGCAATAATCATGctgccaattgtgctcaagaagataacgaacaagatgaagaggatcatgcagtactaatggcaaccacatcaaatgaaactccaaacaatcaGACTTGA